Within Zonotrichia albicollis isolate bZonAlb1 chromosome 18, bZonAlb1.hap1, whole genome shotgun sequence, the genomic segment TATGTTTGTATTTCCTCTTTCTTTAATTGATTTTAGTTCTTCTGAGAATGTCACTGAACTAATACTAACAGCAAAATTTGGCTCAAATTATGATTTAGCATTTTAGATACAATGCAGTAGATGCTGTCAGATATTTACAATTTACACACAAAATATATACCATTAGTGTGGATGACAATTTTCTGCATTTGCTTAataagtttaaatatttaaaatattcatatttAGAATGGATTCTGCAGAAACTGGCACATGTGGGTGGCATAACATTCAGAGCTTTTTGCAAAGAGCAGTAAAGACTTCCCAGTGCAAATAAAATCTTTCCATTTATAAGTTTTGGAGCAATGTGGAGTTCTGAGCAGTCATCCAAGAGGATTTAGCCAAAAGAGATTGAGTTTGTAGTGCAAGGGAGTAATTCCAGTATTGCAGTTGCATAAATGGTAAATCTCTGTGAATTTGGTAGGTGGGAAGTTTCCTACATTGCAGACAATACTGATGAACCAGcaaggcttttttttcttatttaaagatggtttaaattaataattttttccttttacaatATTCTGCTGAACTTCAAATCCATAGGTTTTGTATGAAGACCAGCCCTTCATGCTTtgacagagagagaaacaggtattttctattttttcctttgttcacCTAAACCTATGCAAATATTACCAAGTGTTAAAATTCATAAATTTGGTGCTTTTTCTTACGtgtttaatttgaaaataagcTGAAAGTGAACAGGCTCTGGGCCTGTATTTTAGAACTGCTGTCAAATGTGCAAGTTTGAAAAttaggggaagaaaaaaaaccaaagacagATATtgcaaaatcaaaaaaaaaaaaaaaaaaaagagaaaaaggtcAAGACAGCATTGCAGTATAGTCCTGTCAATGTCTGTAAAGCCTCCCTTGGTGAGGGTCCCGCTGCAGTCCAGGAGGGAGGTGTGTGCAGGGGAGTCCTGAGACGAGCagccagctgccctgcaggctgtgcaggagggagcagcagtgtCTGGAGGGTGTCAGCTGTCTGTGTAGATGAACAGAATATCTTCATCCGTGCCATAACTTGTCCTGGCTTCCTCAAAGTTACTGATGCTGGTGCAGCATGTTCCTGAAGGAGGAAcaaaaagttacaaaaaattCTGAAGGATTTGCCAGTGAAAGGTTCTTACATGGGATGTAACAATCCACAAACCAAACTAGTATAGAGACTACACCCAGCAGCTTAGGTTACAGCTTTACTCAGGTAGATTTTTCACCTGAAGAAGTGCTGCAGACAGGTACCAAAGTAGCCCTTCTGCTACATTCTGCACATGGACATTTCAGCACCTCTCACTAACCCATCTGAAAGCCAAACAAGCCAATTACTAGAATGCCTATCTGAATTCTTCAACTAAATCATACCACAAAATGCATTAACGTGGCAAAACCCCTTCTGACAAATTGGGTAGTGATGCTTAAAATATCTGAGCACTGTGAGGAGAGGTCCAACTGTGGCTGTGTCAGACTCATTAATAATGCACTGGCTGAATCCATCCAAAAGGACAGGCTACTCACGGTCAGCATAGGCAGGGTTGTTGTAGTAAATGCTCCCTGAGGCTTTGTTGTAGCCACATAACACAATGAAATGGCCCTGGTAGTCAGGGCTCCTGCAGAAGCACTTCTGTCCAATGGGAAGGAAGCAGCAGTATTTGACAGGACTTGAGCAGAgatcacacagcagcaggactGCGTTCACAAGGACAATGGCTACGTGACCCTGGGACAGGTGGTTCTGGATGTCTTGAACGGTGACTGTGCTGCAAGGAAAAAACAGACACACTTATTGAAAGGGGCTGGTGAAAAGAAAGGGCCTGATGGTGGACAGTGCAGCTGGCACTTTATAGATACATCACAGATACACTTCTTTATCACAGGTACAGCTCTTTGCTGTTGAACCCTGCAGGCTTTGCTGTGGACAAACCCTGACAGAACCTGTAGCATTCACAGCCTTTTCATttcattgctgctgctgaagtgcAGAGCAACAGGTCTGTATTTGCAGTAACACATTCTGAGATGACATACCAGATGCCCCAGAGAAGAGAATGAAAGGAGCTGGCAACTCACTCAGTAACTTGAGGGACTTCTGTTGTAGGAAAATTTTAAGTGAAGTCTTCTCTCTTGCTGTTAGAAAAGCTTATCTCTGAAACACCAAATCTTCATCCAGTGAGTGGTTAAATGTTGTGTAACCACTAACCAAATTAAGATGTACCCAGATATGCCTGTGTCACACTAGCTGAAGTTTTGAATTGCCTCATATTTTAGGCTTTGTATTTACAGACAGTAAGTATTCACCAAACACCACCCATAACCTCAGCTTTTAAAAGCTGTCCCTCTCTGAGGCAGATGGTGTGTTCCATATGCGTGAGAAACTCATCCCTTGGATCAGTTCCAGATGTCTGTGCTGTGTGCACCACCTGACTGAGCTCATGTGCTTTTTATTTAATCCTTCCCCACTCTGAtgccccagcactgcacaggTAAATGtgccctctgtccctgccttgaTCAAGGCCACGGTCTTAAGACTGCAAAAGCAACAGGGACTGTGTGTCCCTTCTGTCCTGTCACAGCTTATTCATTAAAGTGAAGGTGACTCCATGCATGTTAGCAAGGACACTTGATTCTGCTAAATATAAGTTATGCTCCAGCATTCAAATGTTATTGTGGCTGCCCCATATCCTCTCTTCTTTCCTTACCCCTAATCATTTACCCCACTTTGACAGCAGGGATCCAAGTCCAGCTTCCCTATAAAAAGGGATGCAGCTCAAGTTGGATGTTTGGTCATTCCCCAATCAAATTTCACTGCTGATTATAAAATCCTGCAGTTTTTCCATTTCCTCTGGGTTTGTAGTTGTTTCATGGAGTTCCTTATTTCATGGTCTCCTTGGCAAAAGCTCCTATGCTAACTTGTAATTTGCATGTTTGTCTGGGAACAGAGATCCATAATGTTTGCATAGTTCTGGGAACAATGAGTTCTGTACCCACACAGCATTCCCCTTAATTCCAGCAATGGCCAATTAGATTGCTGTAGGCACTCCCTACTAAGTGTAATGGATAACCAAATTCAGAACACAGTCAGCTCCTATCAGCATTTTCTTATCACTTATTTTGCATCatgactaattttttttcaaacttcATTATTAGGTCTTGATGTGCATGAAGTTTTTTTGAGACAGATATAGGAGAAAGACACTAATTGGTAAAAAAAGGCCTAGGGCTTGATTTCAGTCTCATTCAGTGATTTAGCTTGGTGCCTCCAAGAAAAGCAGGGGCCCACAGAATCtccaaagagaaagaaaacagcttACCATTTCTCCACCAGCACCTTGCAGTCTTTGGCTTGTGCAAAGAGCTGATTCACTCGATTCTCTTCTGTGTCAAAGTGCTTCCTGTAAAATGACTGTGGAAATAACAGAAGTTCTGAACTGGAATGGTGTTTACCTTGGGTAATCCACCACTTAGAGTCTGCTAGCAAGAGCCTGCAGAAGTTGGAGCTCTGGCTATGGGATAAAAGATCTCTCCCTTAGTTTGCTGGAAACAAGACAAGGATTTCTGCTCTGAATTACAAATTAAATTTGCTCCTGGTCAGTTACTGTTGCAGTTTCTGTCCAGTGGCTGTTCAGCTGCCTAGGTAAGAGAAGCCTGTCTGGTTTCCCAGGGGAAACTGGGCAGGAGCTTGCAATAAAGTCACCACTGCTACAGGCCCTGGAGAGGCCAAGCTCTCCGTGGATGGGAGGCTGAGTTCCCCTCTCACCTCTAGAGGTGGATCTTCCAGGTCAAGGCTGAGGCACGGTGGTGGGGAAAGTGTGGAAGctaaacactgctgctgcccaggctgtaCCTGTTCTGTAGATAAATACAGGGCTTCAGTCTCCAAGGCTGTCAAATAGGTTGGAACCTTTCATGAACACTACAtgcaaactttttaaaaattcaaaaggTGGAATCAGTATGGGATCATACTGCCTTTGAAACAGATCCGTGCCAGTTTTGGCAGTAGGTCAAATTAAATGTGGTTGACTGTCAGTAAGACACCAGAGCTTTTACAGCATGTCACTCAAGCTTTTAAAGCTGCCTGCTGTCCCCCTGTAGATGGGAACACTGACCTGATTTTTGTAGCCCTTGTCCACTCCGAGTGTCTGGGTGCAAAATTTATGCTTAACTCCGAAGTGCCGCATCAGGTAGGCCAGGTCAATAGTCCAGATACTCTTTGTTAACTGGAGATCCTGGATGGCTTTCTGAAACTCATCATTGTCCAAATGATTCAGGTACCTACGGTATCAACAAAGGCAggggaagggaagcacagaTCTTAGGAGAAGCAAAATGTGTGCTGTAGTCCAAGCCTCTACATCACAGCACATA encodes:
- the GUCD1 gene encoding protein GUCD1; translation: MERGCPTGNRKPRATLTARAALPNGLRRLPPCSARRNRNERGGRCSLVPSAPARGQPGSPAVPPLRGRAARPPPAVSCPCLLSHPAALLAATARGKRPGARPPSAPASGRSQRRAPGPRRRLGGAGSERAMKSPREAGEPPPADCIQLKVPVIQQLYHWDCGLACSRMVLQYLNHLDNDEFQKAIQDLQLTKSIWTIDLAYLMRHFGVKHKFCTQTLGVDKGYKNQSFYRKHFDTEENRVNQLFAQAKDCKVLVEKCTVTVQDIQNHLSQGHVAIVLVNAVLLLCDLCSSPVKYCCFLPIGQKCFCRSPDYQGHFIVLCGYNKASGSIYYNNPAYADRTCCTSISNFEEARTSYGTDEDILFIYTDS